CATCTTCGGTACATTTTGCAACATACCCGATCCGGCACCTTTACCAGCTACTTTCTTTACCGGACAGCCAAAATTGATATCCAATATATTAGGATTTGCTTCTTCTACAATTCGAGCGGCATCCACCATCGGACCAACCTCCCGACCATATATCTGAATAGCCACAGGGCGCTCTTCATCGCAAATAGTGAGCTTCTCTGTTGTCTTATTGACGTAACGTATCAACGCATCACTTGAGATGAACTCGGTATAAACCATATCGGCACCAAACTTCTTGCACATCAAACGAAAAGCAGGATCTGTAACATCCTCCATCGGTGCAAGAAATACGGGTTGATTGCCCAATTCTATGTTTCCTATTTTCATAATCTACTATTATTTAGACTGCAAAAATAGAGAAAAAAGCCTACCTTTGCAGCCTGATGTTCTAAGTTTTAAATATGAAAAGCGCCCACTTCCTTTACCATAAGGCTAAGCAGCAAGATGTTAAAAACTCTAGAATCCATATTAATTTGAAAATAAAATGATAAAAGACTTTGAAATAATGGCTCCTGTAGGTTCGCGGGAGTCGCTTGCCGCAGCTATTCAGGCAGGAGCTGATTCTATATATTTTGGCATCGCAAACCTAAACATGCGTTCGCGTTCGGCAAACACGTTTACCATAGATGACTTACGTGAAATAGCCAAAACATGTGATCAACATGGGATGAAGAGTTATCTTACCGTAAATACAATTATCTACGACAACGATCTCACATTAATGAAGCTCATTGTGGATGCCGCCAAAGAAGCAGGTATCTCTGCCGTAATTGCAGCAGATGTAGCTGTGATGAATTATGCCCGCAGTATCAAGCAGGAAGTACATCTTTCTACTCAACTGAACATCTCAAATGTGGAAGCGCTCAAGTTTTATGCACTATTTGCAGATGTAGTAGTATTAGCTCGTGAGCTCACCCTTGAGCAAGTGGCAGAGATTTATCAACATATTAAGGATGAAAACATCTGTGGTCCCAATGGTGAACTTATCCGCATTGAGATGTTTTGTCACGGAGCACTGTGCATGGCAATATCCGGCAAATGCTATCTATCTCTACATGAAATGAATAGTTCGGCAAACCGGGGAGCATGCACCCAGATATGCCGGAGAGGTTACTCCGTAAAAGATAAAGATACCGAAATTGAATTAGATGTGGATAATGAATATATCATGTCTCCCAAGGATCTCAAAACCATTCACTTTATTAATAAGATGATGGACGCCGGCGTTCGGGTATTCAAGATAGAAGGACGTGCACGTGGTCCTGAATATGTGCGCACGGTAGTAGAATGCTACAAAGAGGCTATCAGCGCTTACGTAGACGGGAGTTTTACCGATGAAAAGATTGAGGCATGGGACGAACGCTTGCGAACAGTTTTCAATCGTGGTTTTTGGGATGGATATTACCTAGGGAAGCGTTTAGGTGAATGGAGTAAGAATTATGGTTCCGAAGCTACAGAGAAAAAAGTGTATGTGGGTAAGGGAATCAAATATTTCAGCAATATCGGAGTAGCCGAGTTCCTTGTTGAAGCGACTGATGTAAGAGTCGGAGATAAACTATTAATCACAGGTCCAACTACCGGTGCCGTCTTTACTACTTTAGAAGAAGCCAGAGTAGATCTGAAACCTGTAGACGTAGTAAAACAAGGAGAGCATTTTTCATTTAAGCTGGCAGATAAAATCCGTCCTAGCGACAAACTCTTTAAACTAGTATCTCCTGAAGAGTTAAAAGCTGCTAGAAAGAAAAGAGAATCTCTATAACCGTAGATCATATGGATAAATATATTTATGAATTGACACTGAAAGTTCGCGATTACGAATGTGACTTGCAGGGAATTGTCAATAACGCTAATTATCAGCACTATCTGGAGCATACTCGACATGAATTTCTTACGTCTATAGGGGTTAGTTTCAGTAAGCTTCATGAACAGGGAATAGATCCGGTAGTAGCACGTATCAACATGGCCTTTAAAACTCCTTTAAAGAGTGAAGATGAATTTGTGTCTAAGTTATATCTAAAAAAAGAAGGCATCAAATATGTGTTCTATCAAGATATTTTTAGAAAAAGTGATAACAAAATTGTTATTAAAGCAACTGTGGAGACTGTCTGTCTGGTCAACGGACGCCTGACTCAAAGCGAACTCTTTGACCAGATCTTTAGTCCCTATCTAGCATAATGAACAATGATGAAATAGTTTACAGCATAGCACTCACTCAAGTCCCAGGAATCGGAACAACGTGGGCACGAAATTTGATTAATGCAGCGGGGAGTGCCGCTAATGTATTTAATCAACGAAAAGAATTACCGCATTTAATGAAAGGGATTACTCCCCGGGTTGTTGAAGCATTGAATTGCCCCAAAGCATTACAACGAGCAGAAAAAGAGTATGAGTTTATCACAAAAAATCATATCCAATGCTTTACTATCAATAACGAAAACTATCCCAGTAGAATGCGCGAATGTGATGATGCCCCAATAATCCTCTTCTACAAAGGAAATAACGACTTAAACATGCCCCGAACCATAAATATGGTAGGAACCAGGCATGCTACAGATTACGGAAAACAAATTTGCACTCATTTCCTAAACGAACTTAAAGAACTCATTCCTGACATATTAGTAGTAAGTGGATTAGCTTATGGAATTGATATCAACGCTCATCGAGCAGCTTTGAGCAACAACATACCAACAGTAGGCGTTTTAGCTCATGGACTAGACCGCATCTATCCTTCTGTACATCGAAAAACGGCTGTGGAAATGCTCTCAAATGGTGGTTTACTCACTGAATTTATCTCGGGAACAAATCCTGACCGCTATAACTTTGTGAGTAGAAACCGCATCGTAGCAGGTATTTGTGATGCAACAATTGTGATAGAATCCGCAGCAAAAGGAGGTTCACTCATCACCGCTGATATTGCAGAAAGTTATCATCGCGACTGCTTTGCCTTTCCCGGACGAGCAAACGACGAATATTCAAAAGGATGTAATCAGTTAATTCGAGATAATAAAGCAATTCTAATTCAATCTGCCGAGGACTTTGTACGTGCTATGTGCTGGGATGAAGATAGCCAACCTAAAAAGAGTGAGAATATTCAACGCTCTTTCTTTCCCGAGTTAAGTGAAGAGGAACAATCTATTGTGACTATCCTGGAAAAAGAGAACCAACAGATTAACAATTTAGTGGTCACCACCAATATTCCTGTACACAGAATGAATGCACTACTATTTGAGCTAGAAATGAAAGGAATAATACGAGTATTAGCAGGAGGCATGTATCAGCTACTTAAGTAATGAGCAAAAAAAAGGAGTCACGCCTGACTCCAACCTTTGTTAACCTTAAATCTAATACTATGAAAAACACAGTGCAAATATAAGGGCCTGTAATCATTACACCAAATAAAACCGTTATTCGTATTATTCTTTTAGCTATATTTCACAAATATTCAATGTTTGCGCACACAAATATCATTTTGCACACATCTTACCAACAATAGATTACATATAGATATTTAAAATTGATCTAAATCAATTTCTCTCATGAAATATAAATGAGCTTTTGCGGCATAAAATCTAATCCCACAAAAGAAATCAGAGAGAAACCAAAACGCTTATCCTGTCTATATTATAATTTAAAATAAGAAAAGAATATATTAAAAAAGGTCCTCTACCAATTAATTCAGCAGAGAACCTTACTTATATATGAACTAAATATTGCTTTTAATCTTTCAACTTAGCAACAATAAATTCACGATTCAAACGAGCAATGTTACTAATAGAGATGTTTTTAGGACACTCAGCTTCACAAGCACGAGTATTAGTACAGTTACCAAAGCCTAACTCATCCATCTTAGAAAGCATCGCTTTTGCACGGCGAGCAGCCTCTACTTTACCTTGAGGTAAAACAGCTAACTGACTAACTTTAGCAGAAACGAATAACATAGCAGAACCATTCTTGCAAGCCGCTACACAAGCTCCACATCCAATACATGAAGCTGAATCCATAGCCTCATCAGCTACTTCTTTCGAGATTAAAACAGCATTAGCATCTTGAGGAGCACCAGTGTTAATGCTAACATAACCACCAGCCTGTATAATCTTATCAAAAGCAGTACGATCTACCATCAGGTCACGGATAACGGGGAAACCGGCAGAACGCCAAGGTTCTACAGTAATTGTATCACCGTCATTAAAACGACGCATATACATCTGACAAGTAGTAGCACCGGTAGCAGGACCATGTGGATGTCCGTTAATGTAAAGAGAGCACATACCGCAAATTCCTTCGCGACAGTCATGATCAAAAACAATCGGTTCCCCTCCCTCGTTAATAAGATCTTCATTCAGAATATCGAGCATTTCGAGGAATGAAGTATCACCCGGGATATCTTTCATTTGGTATGTTTCAAAACCTCCTTTGGCTTTAGGACCCTTTTGACGCCACACCTTAAGCGTAAATGATATATTTTTTTCCATTGTATGTTATGCTTTATAATTACGGGTTTGTACCTTCACAAACTGATAGTCTAAATCTTCCTTAACTAATTCCGGAGCAGAATCTTCGCCTGTATATTTCCAACATGCTACATAAGAGAAATTCTTATCATCACGAAGAGCTTCGCCTTCAGGAGTTTGATATTCTTCACGGAAATGACCACCACAAGATTCTTCACGATTCAATCCATCTGTAGCCATTAACATACCCACTTCAATGAAATCGGCTAAACGAATAGCTTTTTCCAGCTCAACATTCAATTCGTTTACATCTCCCGGAATACGTACATTTGCCCAAAAATCTTTCTTCACTTCCTTAATGCCAGCAAGAGCTTTCTCTAAAGATTCTTTAGTACGACCCATACCTACAAAATCCCACATAATGTGTCCAAGTTTTTTGTGGATAGAATCAACAGAATGTTTACCATTAACAGCTTTAATTTTGTTGATCTTTTCAACAACAGCTTTTTCTGCTTCAACAAATTCAGGTAGGTCTGTAGAGAAACGAGGAACTTGAATTTGATCAGCAAGGTAATTCTGAATAGTATAAGGCAATACAAAATATCCATCAGCCAATCCCTGCATTAAAGCAGATGCACCTAAACGGTTAGCACCATGATCAGAGAAGTTGCACTCACCGATAGCAAACAAGCCTGGTACAGAAGTCATCAATTCATAATCAACCCAAATACCACCCATCGTATAGTGAATAGCCGGGAAAATCATCATAGGTGATTTATAAGGATTCTGATCAGTAATCTCTTCATACATATCAAACAGATTACCATAACGAGCACGAACAACATCCTCACCTAAACGTTCAATGGCATATTTAAAGTCCAAAAAGACAGCAAGTCCCGTATTATTTACGCCAAAGCCCGCATCACAGCGTTCTTTCGCAGCGCGAGAAGCAACATCACGAGGAACAAGGTTACCAAAGGCAGGATAACGACGCTCCAAATAAAAATCACGATCTTCATCCGGTATATCTGTAGGCTTTTTCGTCCCTGCCTGAATAGCTTTAGCGTCTTCTAATTTTTTCGGAACCCAAATACGTCCATCATTACGAAGAGACTCTGACATCAGTGTCAATTTAGATTGCTTATCACCATGAACAGGAATACAAGTCGGGTGAATTTGCGCATAACAAGGATTAGCGAAATAAGCTCCTTTCTTATAACATTGAATAGCTACAGAGCCATTAGATGCCATTGCGTTAGTCGACAAGAAAAATGCATTTCCATATCCACCAGTACCAATGACTACAGCATGAGCAGAAAAGCGCTCAACTTCACCAGTTACAAGATTACGAACAATAATACCACGAGCGCGTCCTTCAATAACAACAAGATCGAGCATTTCATAACGAGTAAAAAGCTTTACCGTTCCTTTATGTACTTGTCTACTAAGTGCAGAATAAGCGCCTAACAATAACTGTTGTCCGGTTTGGCCTTTAGCATAAAAGGTACGAGACACCTGCGCACCACCAAACGAACGATTATCAAGAGTGCCACCATAATCACGAGCAAAAGGAACACCTTGTGCAACACATTGGTCAATGATCGCATTTGATACTTCAGCCAAACGATATACATTAGCTTCGCGAGAGCGATAGTCGCCTCCCTTTATTGTATCATAAAATAAACGGTAAACAGAGTCACCGTCATTTTGATAATTTTTAGCGGCATTGATACCTCCCTGTGCAGCAATAGAATGCGCACGACGAGGAGAATCTTGAATACAAAAATTAAATACTTTAAATCCCATTTCGCCCAAAGAAGCTGCAGCAGATGCTCCTGCCAAGCCGGTTCCCACTACAATAATGTCCAAACGACGTTTATTAGCAGGATTTACCAATTTTTGATGAGCTTTATAGTTACTCCATTTTTCAGCCAAAGGGCCTTCAGGAATCCTTGAATCTATCTTAGTCATAATGCTTTAACAATTTAATGATTTACAATTTTCTATTACTAACAAGCTCAGGCTATCAACGACTTAATAAAAAAGACGATAACGACCAGGGCGAAACCGCCAACAATAATTGTTGAATAGATATTGGAGATAAGTTTCCAACGTTCAAACCATACTTTGTTACTCCAACCCATTGTTTGCAAAGAACTCCAAAAGCCATGAGTAAGATGAAGCCAAAGGGCTCCAAGCCAAACCAAATAAAGAACAACAAATACCGGAGAGGAGAATGTCTCTCTAATAAGTAATGCCCCATCTTGAGGATCTACATTAGGAAGTACGCCTGTAAGTTCATTAAACTGCATCTTATAC
This is a stretch of genomic DNA from uncultured Bacteroides sp.. It encodes these proteins:
- a CDS encoding peptidase U32 family protein, giving the protein MIKDFEIMAPVGSRESLAAAIQAGADSIYFGIANLNMRSRSANTFTIDDLREIAKTCDQHGMKSYLTVNTIIYDNDLTLMKLIVDAAKEAGISAVIAADVAVMNYARSIKQEVHLSTQLNISNVEALKFYALFADVVVLARELTLEQVAEIYQHIKDENICGPNGELIRIEMFCHGALCMAISGKCYLSLHEMNSSANRGACTQICRRGYSVKDKDTEIELDVDNEYIMSPKDLKTIHFINKMMDAGVRVFKIEGRARGPEYVRTVVECYKEAISAYVDGSFTDEKIEAWDERLRTVFNRGFWDGYYLGKRLGEWSKNYGSEATEKKVYVGKGIKYFSNIGVAEFLVEATDVRVGDKLLITGPTTGAVFTTLEEARVDLKPVDVVKQGEHFSFKLADKIRPSDKLFKLVSPEELKAARKKRESL
- a CDS encoding acyl-CoA thioesterase — encoded protein: MDKYIYELTLKVRDYECDLQGIVNNANYQHYLEHTRHEFLTSIGVSFSKLHEQGIDPVVARINMAFKTPLKSEDEFVSKLYLKKEGIKYVFYQDIFRKSDNKIVIKATVETVCLVNGRLTQSELFDQIFSPYLA
- the dprA gene encoding DNA-processing protein DprA — translated: MNNDEIVYSIALTQVPGIGTTWARNLINAAGSAANVFNQRKELPHLMKGITPRVVEALNCPKALQRAEKEYEFITKNHIQCFTINNENYPSRMRECDDAPIILFYKGNNDLNMPRTINMVGTRHATDYGKQICTHFLNELKELIPDILVVSGLAYGIDINAHRAALSNNIPTVGVLAHGLDRIYPSVHRKTAVEMLSNGGLLTEFISGTNPDRYNFVSRNRIVAGICDATIVIESAAKGGSLITADIAESYHRDCFAFPGRANDEYSKGCNQLIRDNKAILIQSAEDFVRAMCWDEDSQPKKSENIQRSFFPELSEEEQSIVTILEKENQQINNLVVTTNIPVHRMNALLFELEMKGIIRVLAGGMYQLLK
- a CDS encoding succinate dehydrogenase/fumarate reductase iron-sulfur subunit → MEKNISFTLKVWRQKGPKAKGGFETYQMKDIPGDTSFLEMLDILNEDLINEGGEPIVFDHDCREGICGMCSLYINGHPHGPATGATTCQMYMRRFNDGDTITVEPWRSAGFPVIRDLMVDRTAFDKIIQAGGYVSINTGAPQDANAVLISKEVADEAMDSASCIGCGACVAACKNGSAMLFVSAKVSQLAVLPQGKVEAARRAKAMLSKMDELGFGNCTNTRACEAECPKNISISNIARLNREFIVAKLKD
- a CDS encoding fumarate reductase/succinate dehydrogenase flavoprotein subunit encodes the protein MTKIDSRIPEGPLAEKWSNYKAHQKLVNPANKRRLDIIVVGTGLAGASAAASLGEMGFKVFNFCIQDSPRRAHSIAAQGGINAAKNYQNDGDSVYRLFYDTIKGGDYRSREANVYRLAEVSNAIIDQCVAQGVPFARDYGGTLDNRSFGGAQVSRTFYAKGQTGQQLLLGAYSALSRQVHKGTVKLFTRYEMLDLVVIEGRARGIIVRNLVTGEVERFSAHAVVIGTGGYGNAFFLSTNAMASNGSVAIQCYKKGAYFANPCYAQIHPTCIPVHGDKQSKLTLMSESLRNDGRIWVPKKLEDAKAIQAGTKKPTDIPDEDRDFYLERRYPAFGNLVPRDVASRAAKERCDAGFGVNNTGLAVFLDFKYAIERLGEDVVRARYGNLFDMYEEITDQNPYKSPMMIFPAIHYTMGGIWVDYELMTSVPGLFAIGECNFSDHGANRLGASALMQGLADGYFVLPYTIQNYLADQIQVPRFSTDLPEFVEAEKAVVEKINKIKAVNGKHSVDSIHKKLGHIMWDFVGMGRTKESLEKALAGIKEVKKDFWANVRIPGDVNELNVELEKAIRLADFIEVGMLMATDGLNREESCGGHFREEYQTPEGEALRDDKNFSYVACWKYTGEDSAPELVKEDLDYQFVKVQTRNYKA